The Sinomicrobium kalidii region AGGTCGTCTATAAAAGTCGGAAAGCTGTCCGATTTGGACTTGAGTATTTTTTTGATAAAATCACGCCCTGTTTCGTTCCTGGCATCGACCTTAACATGATAATCGTCCTTGTAAATGATGTACAGGTTGGTATTGACCTTGTGAATGGACAATTTGTAATACGGGATCACCAGGGCATATTTGTCCAGTATGGCCGTGAATCTCAGAATGATTCCCTGGGGTCTTAGTTCTATGATACACGTACTGTCGGTCTGGTTTAAGATCAGCAGGTTGTGTAACTGTACGGAAGAAGATACAATGTCCATTTTCGGGGAATGGACCCCTCCTATTTTTACCCGGTCGGCAATGGTATAGGGTTTACCCACCGCAGATTCGATCTTTTTCTTGTTTTGGGTGTCGTTACAGGAAGCGTACAGAAGCATGTGGATTTTTGTTATAAAGATACTCTTTTTTTAGATACGGGATATGAGATTTCAGATGTGAGATTGCGACAATAAGGCAAACGATGGCCGGAAACCGGACAATTATTTTCTGGTATTTAATACCGTAGTCACTTAAACCCGAAAGCAAATCTAAAATCTGACATTTAAAATCTAAAGTCTTTTTATCTTTGCAGGCCTGTACAGGACAAAAAATATGCAGATGGACATACAAGAACTTATCATTACCAGGGTAAAAGAAGCTGTAAAGCAATTATTTGATGTCGAGCTCGAAACGGTGGAACTTCAGCCAACCCGCAAGGATTTTGAAGGCGATGTCACCGTAGTGGTGTTTCCCATGCTCCGTTTGCTCCGGGGGAATCCACAGGCTATCGGGGAAAAATTGGGTGCCTTTTTGGAGGAAAATGTAAAAGAAGTAGCCCGTTTTAACGTGGTTAAGGGTTTTCTGAACCTGGTGATCGGTGATAATTATTACCTGGATTTTTTCAACGCGATAAAAGAACAGGAAAATTACGGATATGTAACTCCCGATCCGGACGGTAAGGCGGTCCTGGTGGAATATTCTTCGCCCAATACCAATAAACCGTTGCATCTGGGACATATACGAAACAACCTCCTCGGGTATTCGGTGGCCGAAATACTGAAGGCTTCAGGGAAAAAAGTGTACAAGACCCAGATTATTAACGACAGGGGTATCCATATCTGCAAGTCCATGCTGGCCTGGAAAAAATTCGGTAACGGGGAAACTCCGGAGTCTACCGGGTTAAAGGGAGACAAGCTGGTGGGCAATTATTATGTGACTTTTGACAAGGCCTATAAGAAGGAGATCGGGGAACTGGTGGCCGGAGGAATGCCGAAGGATGAAGCTGAGAAAAAAGCCCCGTTACTCCTGGAAGCCCAGGAAATGTTGCGAAAATGGGAAGCCGGGGACGAAGAGACCGTAAACCTCTGGACAACCATGAACCAGTGGGTGTACGACGGTTTTGACATCACCTATAAGAACCTCGGGGTTGATTTTGATTCCTATTATTACGAAAGCGATACCTATCTCCTCGGAAAAGATGTGGTGGAAGACGGGCTGGAACGCGGTGTGTTTTACCGGAAAGAAGACGGCAGTGTGTGGATAGACCTCACTGATGAAGGCCTGGATGAAAAGATCGTTTTGCGTGCCGACGGTACCGCCGTATATATGACGCAAGACATCGGTACTGCCATTCAGCGGGTCAAGGACCATCCGGACATAGGCGGTATGGTGTATACCGTGGGCAATGAGCAGGACTATCATTTCAGGGTATTGTTCCTCATCCTGCAAAAACTCGGTTTTGACTGGGCCAAAAGCCTGTACCACCTCAGCTATGGTATGGTAGACCTGCCCGGCGGAAAGATGAAAAGCCGGGAAGGTACGGTGGTGGATGCAGACGACCTTGTTGTGGAAATGGCGCAAACTGCCGGAGAGATCTCCAGGGAACTCGGCAAACTGGACGGGTATTCGGAAGAAGAAAAAGAGGAACTGTATACCATTATAGGTCTCGGGGCCCTGAAATATTACATTCTGAAGGTTGACCCCAGAAAACGGATATTGTTCAACCCGGAGGAGTCGGTTGATTTTGCCGGGAATACAGGGCCTTTTATTCAGTATACCTACGCCCGTATCCGGTCTATTATGCGAAAGGCCGAAGGCGTGGATTATACAAAAAACATTGACGGGCTCTCTTTGCATGAAAAGGAAAAAGAGTTGTTAAAACAACTGGAAATGTTCCCGGAGATTGTGCGTAATGCGGCAGAAAATTACAGCCCGGCGGTGATTGCCAATTATACTTACGATCTTGTAAAGGAATTTAACTCTTTCTATCAGAACGTATCCATCCTCGGGGCGGAGGATGATATCCGCAAGGTGTTCCGGGTACAGCTTTCGCAGAAAGTGGGGGAAGTTATTGCCTCCGGCCTGCGCCTGCTGGGGATTGATGTTCCGGAGCGGATGTAGTAGGAAAGCTAATGTGCCAATGTGATGATGAGTAAATGAGTTTTGGAGTTTGTTAGTTGATTAATAACACATACTCCAGAACTCCAAAACCAAACACAAAAAAACCGCCTCACTTAAAGCAAGGCGGTTCATAGTTAACCATAGATGAAAACTAATCCCGATTAATTATCGGGGAGCAATAAAGGGCACTATTGCATCTTTTATATCACTTGCAGAAGCATTGTTGTCCAGGTTGAACAACACTTCATAAAGTCGCTTGTCGTTTACTTTGGATTGTAGTCTGAGGTCGGTGTGCTTCCGGAAAATCCCGTCCCATTCGTCACGGACACGGGCCCAGTAATCCTGGTTTTCTTTCCACCATTCCTTCGCTACATCGCATTTGGAATCTTCCACTTTTCTGTAATAGTTAAGGCCTTTTTCCCGGGCCAGTACGGTATCACCCTCATCATTGCGTATCACCTTGTCGTTGTCCTGTTCGTGCAGCCAGCCGTAATCGGTAATCTCGTGCCGGTTGGTGCGCCTTGTGACGTTATAATCGTTACGCTTGGTATATTCCCGTCGCGGCAGGGGGGCGTCGGTGGTGTTTTCCCAGTAGTGCTTTCCGTCTACATGCACCCAGGTTGCCGAACCTTCATACCGCGGACTGTCATCAACCTGGTAAACTTTCTGGGTCCATTGTCCTTTTACGTCTTCCGGATTCAGCTTGTTGTAGTGCCATTCGTTGTCTTTATAGAAAGTGTAGAGGTCGGTGTTTTCGTATAACCAGTCCTGCCGCCAGTGCTTGATAATCATGGTGTCCCTTACGATAAGAAGATGTTGCAGGGCGATCTTGTTGTCAGTTTCCTCTACCGGGGCCACCCATTCCAGGGCACTTGCAGTATAGCGGTCGTGAAATTCATAGTCCTTGTCGGGGGCAAAGGTCTCGGCAAAATTAAAGGTCACTTCATAACAACCACACATATCCTTAATGGCCTCTATGTCTTTTTCCTTATCGGCCTGTGCATATCCGGCCGTAGTAATTCCGAGTGCCAACAGTGCCTTAAACAAAACGGAGTTCTTCATCATATTTTACGGTTTAGTTAAAAGTTTTACTGCAGCTTAAACAGGTAAGCCGTGGACAAATTTAATAAATTAATTTAGATTGAATAAAAATAAATCATATATTTGCCTCAAAGTTATTGAGAATGGTTCTAAATAGAAAAGCTTTAGTGATAACTTTTATGATGACCGCCACAATTTTTGCGCAACAAAAGGAAAAGGATACGCTAACGACACAGGAATTAGAGGAAGTGGTTGTCAGTGCTACGAGAAATCTGAGGCAATTGTCATCCGTTCCCCTTCCCGCACAGTTAATATCCAGGGAGCAGATACAAAATTCAGGGTCGTTGCGGTTATCCGATATACTGGAAGAACAGACCGGGCTTATAACCGTTCCTGATTTTGGAGGTGTAGAAGGCATTCAGATACAGGGATTGGATGCGGCCTATACATTGATATTAATAGACGGTGTGCCATTGATAGGCAGGAGCGCGGGTACTTTGGACCTTAATCGTATTACAGTGGCCAACATAAAACAAATAGAGATCGTAAAAGGGCCGTCGTCCAGTCTCTTTGGGTCGGAAGCCATGGGAGGAGTGATCAATATCATTACTGAAAAACCTGTGTCCAATACCATAAAAGGGGAACTTAGCTATCGTTATGGAACCTTTGATACACACGATGTTTCTTCCTCTGTGTCTTATGGAAAGTCTAAATACGGATTTTCGGCCTATACCAATCTTTATAAAAGTAACGGTTATGATCTCACTCCCGGGGATATATACAATACCGTAGAGCCTTTTCAAAATATAACCTCGGGATTGCAGTTTCGGTACCGGCCGTCAGAGAAGTGGAATATGAATGTGTCTTCCCGCTTTTTTAATCAACAGATAAAAGCAAAAAGCGAAGTTTCGGAAGAACTGTTATCAGGAAAAGGGACAACTGATGAATGGAACCTGCATGCTATAATAACACAAACCCCGGATGAGCACTGGAAGATGGAATACGAATTTTATACCACCAGGTTCAAAACCGAACAAAAGCTTTATACCACGACAAACAGCCTGTTTGAACGTAGTTATTATAATGAAAGTGTAATAAGGCCGGAGGTGAGGGTGCATTATAATGCGGGGAACAAAGGTACACTGACCGCGGGTGCCGG contains the following coding sequences:
- a CDS encoding DUF6607 family protein, which gives rise to MKNSVLFKALLALGITTAGYAQADKEKDIEAIKDMCGCYEVTFNFAETFAPDKDYEFHDRYTASALEWVAPVEETDNKIALQHLLIVRDTMIIKHWRQDWLYENTDLYTFYKDNEWHYNKLNPEDVKGQWTQKVYQVDDSPRYEGSATWVHVDGKHYWENTTDAPLPRREYTKRNDYNVTRRTNRHEITDYGWLHEQDNDKVIRNDEGDTVLAREKGLNYYRKVEDSKCDVAKEWWKENQDYWARVRDEWDGIFRKHTDLRLQSKVNDKRLYEVLFNLDNNASASDIKDAIVPFIAPR
- the argS gene encoding arginine--tRNA ligase, with amino-acid sequence MDIQELIITRVKEAVKQLFDVELETVELQPTRKDFEGDVTVVVFPMLRLLRGNPQAIGEKLGAFLEENVKEVARFNVVKGFLNLVIGDNYYLDFFNAIKEQENYGYVTPDPDGKAVLVEYSSPNTNKPLHLGHIRNNLLGYSVAEILKASGKKVYKTQIINDRGIHICKSMLAWKKFGNGETPESTGLKGDKLVGNYYVTFDKAYKKEIGELVAGGMPKDEAEKKAPLLLEAQEMLRKWEAGDEETVNLWTTMNQWVYDGFDITYKNLGVDFDSYYYESDTYLLGKDVVEDGLERGVFYRKEDGSVWIDLTDEGLDEKIVLRADGTAVYMTQDIGTAIQRVKDHPDIGGMVYTVGNEQDYHFRVLFLILQKLGFDWAKSLYHLSYGMVDLPGGKMKSREGTVVDADDLVVEMAQTAGEISRELGKLDGYSEEEKEELYTIIGLGALKYYILKVDPRKRILFNPEESVDFAGNTGPFIQYTYARIRSIMRKAEGVDYTKNIDGLSLHEKEKELLKQLEMFPEIVRNAAENYSPAVIANYTYDLVKEFNSFYQNVSILGAEDDIRKVFRVQLSQKVGEVIASGLRLLGIDVPERM